A genomic segment from Nicotiana tabacum cultivar K326 chromosome 9, ASM71507v2, whole genome shotgun sequence encodes:
- the LOC107791191 gene encoding protein RETICULATA-RELATED 4, chloroplastic translates to MPIAAATAAVNFHPTTTRYSGTFASPPSSPFRTSVSISNAVNTTTARVTSLSLSMNSRPNFTASRRTFLLLSFAASGGSGGDDNFNGGNGGSSGNGGGGGGGGGDNEESGDQKNNKKEALMALTEAGRSLESLPKDMKAAIEDGRIPGSIVLRFFELEKSPLFAWLLQFGGFRERLLADDLFLAKVAMECGVGIFTKTAAEYERRRENFFNELEIVVADVVMAVIADFMLVYLPAPTVSLRPRMAVDAGRIANFFYNCPDNAFQMALPGTSYSLLQRLGAIARNGSKLFAVGTASSLVGTVVTNAVLNAKKAVDKSEEVETLPVLSTSVAYGVYMAVSSNLRYQVVAGVIEQRILEPMLHQHKLLLSAMCFAVRTGNTFLGSLLWVDYARLIGIQKAHDEVPIQKAQEVES, encoded by the exons ATGCCGATCGCCGCCGCCACCGCCGCCGTCAACTTCCATCCGACGACAACACGCTACAGCGGCACATTCGCCTCACCACCTTCTTCACCCTTTCGCACCTCCGTTTCCATCTCTAACGCCGTCAACACAACGACAGCTCGTGTTACTTCCCTCTCGCTCTCCATGAATTCCCGCCCTAATTTCACCGCCAGCCGCCGCACATTCCTGCTCTTATCCTTCGCTGCTTCTGGCGGCAGCGGTGGAGACGATAATTTCAACGGAGGTAACGGAGGCAGCAGTGGAAACGGCGGAGgtggcggcggcggcggcggtgATAACGAGGAGAGCGGCGAtcagaaaaacaacaaaaaggaagCTTTGATGGCATTGACGGAGGCAG GTAGGTCATTGGAGAGTTTGCCGAAGGATATGAAGGCGGCGATAGAGGATGGGAGAATACCTGGATCCATAGTATTAAGGTTCTTTGAGCTAGAGAAATCTCCATTATTTGCATGGTTGCTTCAGTTTGGAGGGTTTAGGGAGCGGCTTTTGGCAGATGATCTTTTCTTAGCTAAGGTTGCTATGGAATGTGGCGTTGGTATATTCACCAAG ACTGCTGCTGAGTATGAGCGCCGCCGGGAAAACTTTTTTAACGAGCTGGAAATTGTTGTGGCAGATGTG GTGATGGCCGTAATAGCAGATTTCATGCTCGTCTATCTTCCTGCTCCTACTGTTTCTCTCCGACCACGAATGGCAGTTGATGCTGGACGAATTGCCAATTTCTTCTACAACTGCCCAGATAATGCCTTTCAG ATGGCCCTGCCTGGAACATCGTACTCATTGTTGCAAAGATTAGGTGCAATAGCG CGCAACGGGAGTAAACTTTTCGCTGTTGGAACCGCCTCTTCCCTG GTTGGCACAGTAGTGACAAATGCAGTATTAAATGCTAAGAAGGCTGTTGATAAGTCCGAAGAGGTGGAGACTTTGCCTGTTCTATCGACCAGTGTAGCTTATGGTGTTTATATGGCAGTTTCTAGCAACCTTCG ATATCAAGTAGTGGCTGGTGTAATTGAGCAACGAATTTTGGAGCCCATGCTACACCAACACAAGTTGCTGTTGAGTGCAATGTGCTTTGCTGTGCGAACAGGCAACACATTCTTGGGTTCACTATT GTGGGTTGATTATGCTCGTTTGATCGGAATTCAAAAGGCTCATGACGAAGTTCCTATCCAAAAGGCTCAGGAAGTTGAGTCATAG
- the LOC107762683 gene encoding uncharacterized protein LOC107762683: protein MSTFDKSKVISISKTVLICGLVLYITFIIFFSDSNCPSSELFSSFRSKWAPFNSQSNVAQTNIATNISHLVFGLLGSEKAWHNRKSYIESWWRPNITKGYLLLDFPPKDDLLPWSINSPPYKISDNVVKLVEETKHVDPTVLRLVHGIMEVFREEHEDLRWLVMGDDDSVFFVDNMVDILAQYDHTKYYYFGGHSEFILSNYWYSFNQGFGGAGFILSYPLAKALAKDMVNCLKRYNYLNAADKTTMTCIADIGVNLSPLQGIHQIDLRGDISGFLSSHPKSLLMSLHHLDMVDPIFPSMDRSQSIFHLQNAANYDQSRMLQQTICHKRSSNWTFSVSWGYSAHIYEKIMPRSWIQRPIETFKTWQKSPNPPHYMFDVRNPSLDPCEAPHIFFFKSVEKTPRNEILTTYIRAWPRGIGACLYAGNLSAEYVSEIHVYSPAIKRIEIDRCECCDIIHEAGSNKADVKYRECKTDEIIA, encoded by the exons ATGTCTACATTTGACAAATCTAAAGTGATTAGTATTTCCAAAACAGTTCTTATTTGCGGTTTAGTCCTTTACATAACCTTTATTATCTTTTTTAGTGACTCTAATTGTCCATCTTCTGAACTTTTCTCTTCCTTTAGATCAAAATGGGCACCATTTAATTCTCAATCAAATGTTGCACAAACCAACATTGCCACAAATATTAGCCACCTTGTTTTTGGACTTTTGGGGTCAGAAAAAGCATGGCATAATAGAAAATCCTATATTGAATCTTGGTGGAGACCAAATATTACAAAAGGATATCTTTTACTAGATTTTCCTCCTAAAGATGATCTTTTACCTTGGTCAATAAATTCACCTCCTTATAAAATATCTGATAATGTTGTAAAACTTGTTGAGGAAACAAAACATGTTGATCCAACAGTTTTAAGATTAGTTCATGGGATTATGGAGGTGTTTAGAGAAGAACATGAAGATTTAAGATGGTTAGTTATGGGGGACGACGATTCTGTATTTTTCGTGGATAATATGGTTGATATTCTTGCACAATATGATCATACGaagtattattattttggtggaCACTCGGAGTTTATATTATCGAATTATTGGTACTCATTTAATCAAGGTTTTGGTGGTGCTGGATTTATATTGAGTTATCCTTTGGCTAAAGCATTAGCAAAAGATATGGTTAATTGTCTTAAGAGGTATAATTATTTGAATGCTGCTGATAAAACTACTATGACTTGCATTGCTGATATTGGAGTCAATCTTTCTCCTCTTCAAGGTATTCATCAG ATTGATCTACGTGGTGATATATCAGGATTTCTATCATCTCATCCAAAATCTTTATTAATGTCCCTTCATCATTTAGACATGGTTGATCCAATTTTTCCCTCAATGGATCGTTCCCAATCAATTTTCCACCTCCAAAATGCTGCAAATTATGATCAATCAAGAATGTTACAACAAACCATTTGCCACAAAAGATCAAGTAATTGGACATTTTCAGTTTCTTGGGGTTACTCAGCTCATATTTATGAAAAAATTATGCCTAGAAGTTGGATACAAAGACCTATTGAAACATTTAAAACATGGCAAAAAAGTCCTAATCCACCACATTATATGTTTGATGTTAGAAATCCTTCTTTGGATCCTTGTGAAGCTCCTcatatatttttcttcaaatctgTTGAGAAAACTCCAAGAAATGAAATTCTTACAACATATATTAGAGCATGGCCTAGAGGGATTGGAGCTTGTTTGTATGCTGGAAATTTATCTGCAGAGTATGTTTCGGAAATTCATGTTTATTCACCTGCAATTAAACGCATTGAG attgATAGATGTGAATGTTGTGACATTATTCATGAGGCTGGATCCAATAAAGCTGATGTCAAGTATAGAGAGTGTAAGACAGATGAGATAATAGCTTGA
- the LOC107762682 gene encoding uncharacterized protein LOC107762682 has product MSKIDNSAVLSICKTVLVCGLVLYVGTIIFFNDSQCPSSDLFFPLKLTISPSNSQTNTLSNDAKTNNATNISHLLFGLLGSEKAWHHRISYVESWWRPNITKGYLLLDFPPKGDLLPWSINSPPYKISDDVPKLVEETKHVDPTVLRLVHGIMEVFREEHEGLRWLVMGDDDSVFFVDNMVDILAQYDHTKYYYFGGHSEFILSNYWYSFNQGFGGAGFILSYPLAKALANNMMSCLKRYAHLKAADRTTMTCIADIGVNLSPLQGIHQIDLRGDLSGFLSSHPKSLLMSLHHFDMVEPIFPSLDRAHSGFHLLNAANYDQSRMLQQTICHKRSSNWTFSVSWGYSAHIYEKIMPRSWIQNPIETFKTWNKSPRPPHYMFDVRSPSLDPCEAPHVFFFKSVERNPRNEIVTIYTRGWPRGIGACLSSGNYSAEYVSEIHVYSPATKRIEIDRCECCDVIHEAGSNKAEIKYRECLIDEIIA; this is encoded by the exons ATGTCTAAAATTGACAATTCTGCTGTCCTTAGCATTTGCAAAACAGTGCTAGTTTGTGGTTTAGTCCTATACGTGGGCACCATTATTTTTTTCAATGACTCTCAATGTCCATCTTCTGATCTTTTCTTTCCCTTGAAACTCACTATCTCTCCTTCTAATTCTCAAACAAATACATTATCAAATGATGCAAAAACCAACAATGCCACAAATATTAGCCATCTTCTTTTTGGACTTTTGGGGTCAGAAAAAGCATGGCATCATAGAATATCCTATGTTGAATCTTGGTGGAGACCAAATATTACAAAAGGATATCTTTTACTAGATTTTCCTCCTAAAGGTGATCTTTTACCTTGGTCAATAAATTCACCTCCTTATAAAATATCCGATGATGTTCCAAAACTTGTTGAAGAAACAAAACATGTTGATCCAACAGTTTTAAGATTAGTTCATGGGATTATGGAGGTGTTTCGAGAAGAACATGAAGGTTTAAGATGGTTAGTGATGGGGGACGACGATTCAGTATTTTTCGTGGATAATATGGTTGATATTCTCGCGCAATATGATCATAcaaagtattattattttggtggaCACTCGGAGTTTATATTGTCGAATTATTGGTACTCATTTAATCAAGGTTTTGGTGGTGCCGGATTTATATTGAGTTATCCTTTGGCTAAAGCATTAGCAAATAATATGATGTCTTGTTTAAAGAGATATGCTCATTTGAAAGCTGCTGATAGAACTACAATGACTTGCATTGCTGATATTGGTGTCAATCTTTCACCTCTTCAGGGTATTCATCag ATTGATCTACGTGGTGACCTATCAGGATTTCTATCATCTCATCCAAAATCTTTATTAATGTCTCTTCACCATTTTGACATGGTTGAACCAATTTTTCCCTCTTTAGACCGTGCACACTCAGGATTTCATCTCTTAAATGCTGCAAATTATGATCAATCAAGAATGTTGCAACAAACCATTTGCCACAAAAGATCAAGTAATTGGACATTTTCAGTTTCTTGGGGATACTCAGCTCATATTTATGAGAAAATTATGCCTAGAAGTTGGATACAAAATCCAATTGAAACATTCAAAACATGGAATAAAAGTCCTAGGCCACCACATTATATGTTTGATGTTAGAAGTCCTTCTTTGGATCCTTGTGAAGCTCCTCatgtttttttcttcaaatctgtTGAGAGAAATCCAAGAAATGAAATTGTTACTATTTATACTAGAGGATGGCCTAGAGGGATTGGAGCTTGTTTGTCTTCTGGAAATTATTCTGCAGAATATGTTTCTGAAATTCATGTTTACTCACCAGCAACAAAACGTATTGAG ATTGATAGGTGTGAATGTTGTGATGTAATTCATGAAGCTGGATCAAATAAGGCTGAAATCAAGTATAGAGAGTGTTTGATAGATGAGATAATAGCTTGA